The window ATTTGTTGTTCTTCTTTCTGCACCATCAACGGAATTCCCTGCCACGTTACCGTTTCAACGGCTTGAAATTCTTCTTGTAAAGCTGGAAAAATGAGTTCTTTTGGAATCGGGGTATACAAAATCATTGGATCATCCCTTTGTCAGCCTTTTTCTTCGCTTCAATCAATTCATTCAGTTTTTTCATGGCGGATCCTAATCCGCCTACTTCATCGATTAACCCTGTTTCCACTGCATCGCGGCCAACAACATTCGTTCCAATATCACGAGTAAGATTTCCGGTGGCAAACATCAAATCCCGGAATGTTTTTTCTTGAATATGAGAGTGGCTTGTCACGAACTTGATGACTCGTTCTTGCATCTTATCCAAGTATTCAAACGTTTGCGGAACTCCGATAACAAGACCCGTTAAACGAATAGGATGTATCGTCATCGTGGCCGTCTCCGCGATAAAAGAATAATCGCAGCTTACCGCAATAGGCACCCCGATGGAATGCCCCCCGCCCAGGACAACGGAAACCGTTGGCTTCGATAAAG of the Bacillus smithii genome contains:
- a CDS encoding YlzJ-like family protein, with the translated sequence MILYTPIPKELIFPALQEEFQAVETVTWQGIPLMVQKEEQQMRILRVLSTNPNDYLNQQIVPGQYLPYPPKQY
- a CDS encoding ClpP family protease; this translates as MAELEGTNPEPSKHEEENEQNTSSTLMEKIQQLGQTNVPELSNDSNIHCLTIVGQIEGHIQLPPQNKTTKYEHLIPQLVAIEQNPKIEGLLVILNTVGGDVEAGLAIAEMLASLSKPTVSVVLGGGHSIGVPIAVSCDYSFIAETATMTIHPIRLTGLVIGVPQTFEYLDKMQERVIKFVTSHSHIQEKTFRDLMFATGNLTRDIGTNVVGRDAVETGLIDEVGGLGSAMKKLNELIEAKKKADKGMIQ